In Persicimonas caeni, a single window of DNA contains:
- a CDS encoding HmuY family protein gives MKYRSLFVMLICSMALVACGDDSDDANNTANNTQADAGTDAMGEDAGEEDVSTIGDVSQQNGLEDHRCGDAPIADWPLNEAVSTESITSTNADGVTTLVIEAAAGGSQASADNPFIYLDLSTGEKVEVNDVEAYSNTDWDLAFKRYIIRSNGADSGPGDVSISKMTGTTFADVTEAPTDENAWEQDVSYEDDCTPITDPIGTLVTAFNYVNPGKSSGSWYEYPGISPTDGEIYFVDVPEESKTYKLEIESWESGTYTIHVAEL, from the coding sequence ATGAAGTACCGAAGTCTCTTTGTGATGCTGATCTGCTCGATGGCCCTGGTCGCCTGTGGCGACGACTCCGATGACGCCAACAACACCGCCAACAACACCCAGGCCGACGCCGGCACCGATGCCATGGGTGAAGACGCCGGGGAGGAGGACGTCTCCACCATCGGCGACGTCTCCCAGCAAAACGGTCTCGAAGACCACCGCTGCGGCGACGCCCCCATCGCCGACTGGCCGCTCAACGAAGCCGTGTCGACCGAGTCGATCACCTCCACGAACGCCGACGGTGTGACCACCCTCGTCATCGAGGCGGCCGCCGGCGGCTCGCAGGCCTCCGCCGACAACCCGTTCATCTATCTGGACCTGTCCACCGGTGAGAAGGTCGAGGTGAACGACGTCGAGGCGTACTCGAATACCGACTGGGACCTGGCCTTCAAACGCTACATCATCCGCTCCAACGGCGCCGACTCCGGCCCGGGCGACGTCTCGATCTCCAAGATGACCGGCACGACCTTCGCCGACGTCACCGAGGCGCCCACCGACGAAAACGCTTGGGAGCAAGACGTCTCCTACGAAGACGACTGCACCCCCATCACCGACCCCATCGGCACGCTGGTCACCGCGTTCAACTACGTCAATCCGGGCAAGAGCTCTGGCTCGTGGTACGAGTACCCGGGGATTTCGCCCACCGACGGTGAGATCTACTTCGTCGACGTCCCGGAGGAGAGCAAGACCTACAAGCTCGAGATCGAGAGCTGGGAGAGCGGCACGTACACCATCCACGTCGCCGAGCTCTAA
- a CDS encoding MXAN_6640 family putative metalloprotease: protein MKLAPTSYVLSALILAVGLTGCGEVDDSAHSGENNGRVHVETRTAQQELRPTNSSDPFGYEGAEAQSIVSPGGDYRVWWTDEGEHAVPGADVDGSGVPDYVEMVAEVADEVAQKLHDNGWKIAMNDDAGGAGEPPGGDGLFDIYLVDFSAGDGHYSRDWCTTNEHGVQQCAGHFRLENDFAGLNYPSPEYAARLVLSHEYFHAVQNAYTSDLPQWFSEGSATWFEEYFDPSQDDFERLTSLYFDEHDRTLNDRGRGPSDAFAYGASIFVYFLELHIGADGVRAVFERLATGEELLAAIEAEVADTLGSLQETFDLFATYNLFTGTYWVSDNGYPDAERFMGVEVESQVVDGAFNWNLDADPWAARYIKLTFDEAITLQKTPLDDFVGMPEFIAVRHAEYTADGTMHVVGSDEATRFGPEMSPLFVVISNGHTDDVRAAALQVRLAGPDDSGQGDEIIVERNDDNAEEGGCSTTPGGVPAAGLVWFLFVAVAFRRSGAGY, encoded by the coding sequence ATGAAACTCGCCCCCACCTCGTACGTCCTCTCCGCCCTCATCCTCGCCGTCGGCCTCACCGGCTGCGGCGAGGTCGACGACTCCGCCCACTCGGGCGAGAATAACGGCCGCGTCCACGTCGAAACCCGCACCGCCCAACAGGAGCTGCGCCCGACGAACTCCTCCGATCCCTTCGGTTACGAAGGCGCCGAGGCGCAGTCGATTGTCAGCCCGGGCGGCGACTACCGAGTGTGGTGGACCGACGAGGGCGAGCACGCGGTGCCCGGCGCCGACGTCGACGGGAGCGGGGTGCCCGATTATGTCGAGATGGTCGCCGAGGTGGCCGACGAGGTCGCCCAGAAGCTGCACGACAACGGCTGGAAGATCGCGATGAACGACGACGCAGGCGGCGCCGGCGAGCCGCCGGGCGGCGACGGGCTCTTCGATATCTACCTGGTCGACTTCTCGGCCGGCGACGGCCACTACAGCCGCGATTGGTGCACCACCAACGAGCACGGCGTGCAGCAATGCGCCGGCCACTTTCGCCTCGAAAACGACTTCGCCGGGCTCAACTACCCGTCGCCGGAGTACGCCGCTCGCCTCGTGCTCAGCCACGAGTATTTCCACGCGGTCCAAAACGCCTACACCTCCGACTTGCCCCAATGGTTCAGCGAGGGCTCGGCGACCTGGTTCGAGGAGTATTTCGACCCCTCCCAGGACGACTTCGAGCGGCTGACTTCGCTCTACTTCGACGAGCACGACCGCACGCTCAACGACCGCGGGCGCGGCCCGTCGGACGCCTTCGCCTACGGCGCGTCCATCTTCGTGTACTTTCTCGAGTTGCATATCGGCGCCGACGGCGTGCGCGCGGTCTTCGAGCGCCTGGCCACCGGCGAGGAGCTCTTGGCGGCCATCGAGGCCGAGGTCGCCGACACGCTGGGCTCCCTGCAGGAAACCTTCGACTTGTTTGCGACCTACAACCTGTTCACCGGCACCTACTGGGTGAGCGACAACGGCTATCCCGACGCCGAGCGCTTCATGGGCGTCGAGGTCGAGTCGCAGGTTGTCGACGGGGCCTTCAACTGGAACCTCGACGCCGACCCGTGGGCGGCGCGCTACATTAAGCTGACCTTCGACGAGGCGATCACGCTTCAGAAAACCCCGCTCGACGACTTCGTGGGCATGCCCGAGTTCATCGCCGTGCGCCACGCCGAGTACACCGCCGACGGCACCATGCACGTCGTGGGCAGCGACGAGGCCACGCGCTTCGGCCCCGAGATGTCCCCGCTCTTCGTCGTCATCTCCAACGGCCACACCGACGATGTGCGCGCCGCCGCACTGCAGGTGCGCCTCGCCGGCCCCGACGACTCCGGCCAAGGCGACGAGATCATCGTCGAGCGCAACGACGACAACGCCGAAGAGGGCGGCTGCTCGACCACGCCGGGCGGCGTGCCGGCGGCGGGTCTGGTGTGGTTTTTGTTCGTGGCGGTCGCCTTCAGGAGGAGCGGCGCCGGCTATTAG
- a CDS encoding potassium channel family protein, producing the protein MNYWLFVGGALIVLFIFMDALWTTLWSEGGAGPLTDRISTIIWKGFKKVAGAGGSMNHFLLSLAGPVVLVVTVVTWLLLMWTGMVMMFGAHPDAVVVALTKNPGDLTDRIWFVLFTTTTVGNGGFAPNTDFFQVLAGFIGASGMAMMTLAITYSFQVLSAVVNKRTFASQVLSLGETTSELVRALQHAPPSSIATQLSSMGERLGSITEQHKAYPVLHYFHPSDRHRSTACAVAAIDEALRIYCTGLSDDDIVVDTSVFQPLRRTIGTFLEELRESYLVGTEESPPRADIGEMRQQGADISHPQRVHEAAEEEDERRKLLEGLVSYDGWQWDDVVQRT; encoded by the coding sequence ATGAACTACTGGTTATTCGTTGGGGGCGCGCTTATCGTGTTGTTCATTTTCATGGACGCCCTGTGGACCACCCTGTGGTCCGAGGGCGGCGCGGGACCGCTGACCGACCGGATCAGCACGATCATCTGGAAAGGCTTCAAGAAGGTCGCCGGCGCCGGCGGCAGCATGAACCACTTCTTACTCAGCCTGGCCGGGCCGGTGGTTTTGGTCGTCACGGTGGTCACCTGGCTGCTGCTGATGTGGACGGGCATGGTAATGATGTTCGGCGCCCACCCCGACGCAGTCGTGGTCGCCCTGACCAAAAACCCCGGCGATCTGACCGACCGCATCTGGTTCGTGCTCTTCACCACCACCACCGTGGGCAACGGCGGATTCGCACCCAATACCGACTTCTTCCAAGTGCTGGCCGGATTCATCGGCGCCAGCGGTATGGCGATGATGACCCTGGCGATCACCTACTCGTTCCAGGTATTGAGCGCGGTGGTCAACAAGCGCACCTTCGCCAGCCAGGTGCTGAGCCTCGGTGAGACCACCTCCGAGCTGGTGCGCGCCCTGCAGCACGCCCCGCCGTCGAGCATCGCTACCCAACTGTCGTCGATGGGCGAGCGCCTGGGCTCGATCACCGAGCAGCACAAGGCGTACCCGGTTTTGCACTACTTCCACCCCTCCGACCGCCACCGCTCGACCGCATGCGCCGTAGCCGCCATCGACGAGGCGCTGCGCATCTACTGCACGGGATTGTCCGACGACGACATCGTCGTCGATACTTCCGTCTTCCAGCCCCTGCGCCGCACCATCGGCACCTTCCTCGAGGAGCTGCGCGAGAGCTACCTGGTCGGCACCGAGGAGAGTCCTCCCAGAGCCGATATCGGCGAGATGCGCCAGCAGGGTGCGGACATCTCACACCCGCAACGCGTCCACGAGGCGGCCGAAGAGGAAGACGAACGGCGTAAGCTGCTCGAAGGGCTGGTCAGCTACGACGGCTGGCAGTGGGACGACGTGGTCCAGCGGACTTGA